CTGCACCTCGGCCTCGCTCAGCTCGATCTTGGCGGCGATCTGGGTGGCATCGAGCACGAGGTATTCGATCTTCAGCCGCTCGGGCGTCGACAGCGCCTCGGCATTCGCCGGATCCTTGTAGTGGGCCTCAATGTCGGCCTCGCTCGGCTGGGCTTGCGCAAGGTAGCGGCCCGCCTCGAAACGGGCCAAGCGCACCTCACGACGCTGCATCAGGGCGTCGAGGGCCGATTCGGCGGCCACGCTGGAGCCGGTGGGGCTGTTGCCGATGCCCAGCAGCACCTGGCGCACCGCCAGGTCCTGGCGCAGCCGGGCCTCGAACTGCTCCACGCTCATGCCCTGAGCCTCGATCAATGTGCGATTGAGCGTGCCATCGGGGTTGCGCAGGAAGGCGAAATCCGCATTCGTCTGGAACAGGCGCATCAGGCGCTCGTCGGAGATCGCCAGGTGCTGCTTCAGCGCGGCGAACAGCAGGGTGCGCTCGCGCAGCATGCTCAGCAGGGTCTGCTCGCGGGCTTCGGGCGTGTCGAGCTGCTTGATGTCGAGCTCGGCATCCTGGGCGCGCAGGCGCTCGATGTTGTCGCGGTGGGTGGCATCCCACTCGGCGGTGCTGATCTTCAGGTCACCGACCTCGGCGGCGTCGCCGCCGCCCTCGTTGAAGCCCTCGTAGCCCTGCAGGCCGAGGAAGACAAAGGACGGGAAGATCAGCAGCACGAGAACGAACTGCAGGACCCGCTGGTTGTTGCGGACAAAGTCGAACATCGTGGACGGTGCGCAGCGCTTGAGAAACGAAAAAGGCGAACCGGGGTTCGCCTTGTATCCGGGGCCCCGGGTTGCGGGCGCCGCAGTGTAGCCGTCGGGGCCGGACCGGTGCGTTGGTGGGTGCTGAGGGGCTCGAACCCCCGACCTACGCCTTGTAAGGGCGCCGCTCTACCGACTGAGCTAAGCACCCGCACCGATCGATGCCCAGGGGCCTGCGCCCCTCAGTTCAAGGCGTCCTTGAGCGCCTTGCCGGGCCGGAACTTCGGCACCTTGGCGGACTTGATCTTGATCTCCGCGCCGGTGCGCGGGTTGCGGCCGACCCGGCCGGCGCGCTTGGTCACCGCGAAGGTGCCGAAGCCGACGAGCGAGACGCTGTCGCCCTTCTTGAGGCTCTTGGTCACGCCGGTGATCAGCGCCTCCAGCGCGCGGCCGGCAGCGGCCTTGGAGATGTCGGCTTGCTGGGCAATCAGGTCGATCAGCTCACTCTTGTTCACTTAGGAAACCCCCTCGGACTCGCATTGTGTGGAAAGCGGACGACCGGCAAATCCGGTCCGGAGCAGCCATCCGCGGCTGGGTGGGGACGGGATGCATCCGCCCGATTCAAGCGCCGACACAAGCGAGGTGTGTGCCGAGGACTGCCAGAAATTCTATGCCCTGACCCGTGCGCCGCGGCCACCCGGCGACCATCGAAACACGCCCTGCCCCTCGTTCAGGCCGGTACCGTGGAGCCTGCCTCAGCATCGTGACAAGCTTGTCGCGCCAGCGCCGCCACCTGCCGCACCGGCTCGGCCTTGAGCCGATGGTCGGACCAGATCTGACGCCAGCGCCGTGCGCCGGGCTGGCCGTCGCGCAGGCCCAGCATGTGGCGCGCCACATGCGTCCACGGGGTGCCCGCCGGCAGGGCCGCCATGTAATCGACCAGCGCAGCCTCCACCGCATCGCGGCTGGCCGCGGTGGCCGGCGCGGGCTCGCCGAAGAAGGCGGCATCCCATCCGGCCAGGCGCCAGGGCTGGTG
This window of the Piscinibacter lacus genome carries:
- a CDS encoding HU family DNA-binding protein encodes the protein MNKSELIDLIAQQADISKAAAGRALEALITGVTKSLKKGDSVSLVGFGTFAVTKRAGRVGRNPRTGAEIKIKSAKVPKFRPGKALKDALN